One region of Tamandua tetradactyla isolate mTamTet1 chromosome 6, mTamTet1.pri, whole genome shotgun sequence genomic DNA includes:
- the NAGLU gene encoding alpha-N-acetylglucosaminidase, translating into MEALAVVAALGFLLLAGAGASARDEAREAAAVRALLARLLGPGPAANFSVSVERALAAESGLDTYRLSGGGAGSRVRVVGSTGVAAAAGLHSYLRDFCGCQVAWSGSQLRLPQPLPAVPEELTEATPNRFRYYQNVCTQSYSFVWWDWARWEREIDWMALNGINLALAWSGQEAIWQRVYLALGLTHSEIDEYFTGPAFLAWGRMGNLHSWGGPLPRSWHLKQLYLQHRILDRMRSFGMIPVLPAFAGHVPKAITRIFPQVNVTQMSSWGHFNCSYSCSFLLAPEDPMFPIIGSLFLWELTKEFGTDHVYGADTFNEMQPPSSDPSYLAAATAAVYEAMITVDPDAVWLLQAWLFQHQPQFWRPAQVGAVLGAVPRGRLLVLDLFAETQPVYIRTASFQGQPFIWCMLHNFGGNHGLFGTLEAVNQGPAAARLFPNSTMVGTGLAPEGIGQNEVVYALMAELGWRKDPVPDLAAWVTSFADRRYGVAHKDAEAAWRLLLRSVYNCSGEACSGHNRSPLVKRPSLQLDTSVWYNRSNVFEAWRLLLSATPTLATSPAFRYDLLDITRQAAQELVSLYYGEVKAAYLKKELVPLMRAGGILAYELLPALDEVLASDGRFLLGSWLEQARMAAVSEAEAHFYEQNSRYQLTLWGPVGNILDYANKQLAGLVSDYYTPRWQLFTETLVESLQQGSPFQQHKFDEKAFQLEQAFVLSTRRYPSQPHGDTIDLAKRLFLKYYPRWVAGTL; encoded by the exons ATGGAGGCGTTGGCGGTGGTCGCGGCTCTGGGGTTCCTGCTTCTAGCCGGGGCGGGAGCGTCGGCCCGGGATGAGGCCCGGGAGGCGGCGGCCGTGCGGGCCCTCCTGGCCAGGCTGCTGGGGCCCGGGCCGGCGGCCAACTTCTCGGTGTCGGTGGAGCGCGCCCTGGCGGCCGAGTCCGGCTTGGACACCTACCGCCTGAGTGGCGGCGGCGCCGGGTCGCGGGTGCGCGTGGTCGGCTCCACGGGCGTGGCGGCCGCCGCGGGGTTGCACAGCTACCTGCGCGACTTCTGCGGCTGCCAGGTGGCCTGGTCCGGCTCTCAGCTGCGCCTGCCGCAGCCGCTGCCCGCCGTGCCCGAGGAGCTGACCGAGGCCACGCCCAACAG GTTCCGCTATTACCAGAACGTTTGCACACAAAGCTACTCCTTCGTGTGGTGGGACTGGGCCCGCTGGGAGCGGGAGATCGACTGGATGGCGCTGAATGGCATCAACCTGGCACTGGCCTGGAGCGGCCAGGAGGCCATCTGGCAGCGG GTGTACCTGGCCTTGGGCCTGACCCATTCAGAGATTGATGAGTACTTCACTGGTCCTGCCTTCCTGGCCTGGGGGCGCATGGGCAACCTGCACAGCTGGGGTGGCCCCCTGCCCCGCTCCTGGCACCTCAAGCAACTTTACCTGCAA CATCGGATCCTGGACCGCATGCGCTCCTTTGGCATGATCCCAGTGTTGCCTGCATTCGCGGGGCACGTGCCCAAGGCCATCACCAG gatCTTTCCTCAGGTCAATGTCACCCAGATGAGCAGCTGGGGACACTTCAACTGTTCCTACTCCTGCTCCTTCCTCCTGGCTCCAGAGGAccccatgttccccatcatcggGAGCCTCTTCCTGTGGGAGCTGACCAAAGAGTTTGGCACGGACCATGTCTATGGGGCTGACACTTTCAATGAGATGCAGCCCCCCTCCTCGGACCCTTCCTACCTTGCTGCTGCCACCGCTGCTGTCTATGAGGCTATGATCACAG TGGACCCGGATGCTGTGTGGCTGCTCCAGGCCTGGCTCTTCCAGCACCAGCCCCAGTTCTGGAGGCCTGCCCAGGTCGGGGCTGTGCTGGGGGCCGTGCCCCGTGGCCGCCTGCTGGTTCTGGACCTGTTTGCTGAGACCCAGCCCGTGTATATCCGCACAGCCTCCTTCCAGGGCCAGCCCTTCATCTGGTGTATGCTGCATAACTTTGGGGGCAACCATGGCCTGTTCGGGACCCTGGAGGCTGTGAACCAAGGCCCTGCAGCTGCCCGCCTCTTCCCCAACTCCACCATGGTGGGCACAGGCCTAGCCCCTGAGGGCATTGGCCAGAATGAAGTGGTCTATGCCCTAATGGCTGAGCTGGGCTGGCGAAAGGACCCAGTGCCAGATCTGGCAGCCTGGGTGACCAGCTTTGCTGACCGGCGGTATGGGGTGGCCCACAAGGATGCAGAGGCAGCATGGCGGCTCCTGCTCAGGAGTGTCTACAACTGCTCGGGTGAGGCCTGCAGTGGGCACAATCGCAGCCCACTGGTCAAGCGGCCATCCCTGCAGTTGGATACCTCGGTCTGGTACAACCGATCCAATGTGTTTGAGGCCTGGAGGCTGCTGCTTTCAGCTACTCCCACCCTGGCCACCAGCCCGGCCTTCCGCTATGACCTGCTGGACATCACCCGCCAGGCGGCCCAGGAGCTGGTCAGCTTGTACTATGGGGAGGTGAAGGCCGCCTACCTGAAGAAGGAACTGGTTCCCCTGATGAGGGCTGGAGGCATCCTGGCCTATGAACTGCTGCCCGCCCTGGATGAGGTACTGGCAAGTGACGGCCGCTTCCTGCTGGGCAGCTGGCTGGAGCAGGCCAGGATGGCAGCAGTCAGTGAAGCCGAAGCCCATTTCTATGAGCAGAACAGTCGCTATCAGCTAACCCTGTGGGGACCAGTGGGTAACATTCTAGACTATGCCAACAAGCAGCTGGCAGGACTGGTGTCTGACTACTACACTCCCCGCTGGCAGCTCTTCACAGAGACACTGGTCGAGAGCCTGCAGCAGGGCAGCCCCTTCCAGCAGCACAAGTTTGACGAGAAAGCCTTCCAGCTGGAGCAGGCCTTTGTCCTCAGCACGCGGAGGTATCCCAGCCAGCCTCACGGCGACACCATAGACCTGGCCAAACGGCTTTTCCTCAAATATTACCCCCGGTGGGTGGCTGGCACCTTGTGA